From Thermogladius calderae 1633, a single genomic window includes:
- a CDS encoding anaerobic ribonucleoside triphosphate reductase: MDQQIVSHKIESKVDPLVEYARWNSLDVNENANRYMGPTGFFSYLLEEYMKKDLLDLIPSRILKAHKAGLIYIHKLPYSIYIPYCSGHSVSRLLEKGLKTFTVVSRPAKHFDTYVDHIANYLITLQHYFTGAQAFSSVEWYAGPFIRNDKLDFKTVKQQIQRLLFNLNYPTRVGMQTPFTNFTVTMNAAKKALEGDYAVYDGKKVEPLGAYEDEAKTFLKAMFELLMEGDAVGQPFTFPIPTLMTTASWIWDDPEIHELVFKTAAKRGSFYWLNTRVVDPDGSFAMCCRIAIDRNELMYAYSKTGGFSLKGSSLTRKDLEEAEEEYWSKLERQRFGGLWAMPDITGSVNVVDVNLPRVVLESQREESKFWELYEERLELVKETVDWFRQRYVKLMKQYPGLYSMILEYMPEFPSSHFNTIGLVGLPEAAAIYMGEPKLWLEGSRKDWLRAAELMRKMVEFATSHAREWMREAGTPWNVEEVPAESASPKMASIDMKLYPELAEYLPDPENPVYSTSIAPYYGEIDLAERIEIEARVQKYFTGGVMMHIFLGEEPEPEALAKLAKRIMETDIVYWSFTPALTYCPSCNRTFTGLYTKCPVCGNTNVEIWSRIIGYYRPLKNWNPYRRKEFWTRKHYA; encoded by the coding sequence ATGGATCAGCAGATCGTGAGTCATAAAATAGAGAGCAAGGTCGACCCACTAGTAGAGTACGCTAGATGGAATAGTTTAGACGTAAACGAGAACGCTAACAGGTATATGGGTCCTACAGGTTTCTTCAGCTACCTACTCGAGGAGTATATGAAAAAAGACCTACTGGACTTGATACCCTCGAGAATTCTGAAAGCCCATAAGGCGGGGCTGATATACATCCACAAGCTACCCTACAGTATATACATACCATACTGCTCGGGCCACAGTGTTAGCAGGCTTCTGGAGAAGGGCCTGAAGACTTTCACAGTCGTGTCGAGGCCGGCCAAACACTTCGATACCTATGTAGACCACATCGCCAACTACCTGATAACCCTACAGCACTACTTCACTGGTGCTCAAGCATTCTCAAGCGTTGAGTGGTATGCTGGTCCATTTATTAGAAACGACAAGCTGGACTTCAAGACCGTTAAGCAACAAATACAGAGGTTGCTCTTCAACCTCAACTACCCGACTAGAGTCGGTATGCAAACACCGTTCACAAACTTTACCGTCACAATGAACGCTGCCAAGAAGGCTCTTGAGGGAGATTACGCCGTGTACGACGGAAAGAAGGTCGAGCCTCTCGGGGCATACGAGGACGAGGCCAAGACGTTCTTGAAGGCGATGTTCGAACTGCTCATGGAGGGCGACGCCGTTGGACAGCCGTTTACGTTCCCTATACCGACGCTCATGACCACTGCCTCTTGGATCTGGGACGACCCCGAGATTCACGAGCTAGTGTTCAAGACCGCGGCTAAGAGGGGTAGCTTCTACTGGCTCAACACGAGGGTTGTCGACCCCGACGGGTCTTTCGCGATGTGCTGCAGGATTGCCATCGACAGAAACGAGCTCATGTACGCGTACTCTAAGACAGGAGGCTTCAGCCTAAAGGGTAGTTCGCTTACGAGGAAGGACCTCGAGGAGGCTGAGGAGGAGTACTGGAGTAAGCTGGAGAGGCAGAGGTTCGGAGGGCTATGGGCTATGCCAGACATAACAGGTAGCGTGAACGTCGTCGACGTTAACCTACCTAGGGTTGTACTCGAGTCCCAGAGAGAGGAGTCCAAGTTCTGGGAGTTATACGAGGAGAGGCTCGAGCTGGTAAAAGAGACTGTCGACTGGTTCAGGCAGAGGTACGTGAAGCTCATGAAGCAGTACCCGGGTCTCTACAGTATGATACTGGAGTACATGCCTGAGTTCCCCTCTAGCCACTTCAACACCATTGGTTTAGTAGGACTACCCGAGGCCGCCGCGATCTACATGGGAGAACCCAAACTATGGCTCGAGGGGTCTAGGAAAGACTGGTTGAGAGCCGCCGAGTTGATGAGGAAAATGGTGGAGTTCGCGACCAGCCACGCAAGGGAGTGGATGAGGGAGGCCGGTACACCGTGGAACGTGGAGGAGGTCCCCGCGGAGTCCGCGTCGCCTAAGATGGCCTCTATTGATATGAAGCTGTACCCCGAGCTAGCCGAGTACCTTCCCGACCCGGAGAACCCGGTGTACAGTACAAGTATAGCGCCGTACTATGGCGAAATCGATCTAGCCGAGAGGATAGAGATTGAGGCTAGAGTCCAGAAGTATTTCACAGGAGGAGTTATGATGCACATATTCCTCGGCGAAGAACCGGAGCCGGAAGCCCTCGCAAAGCTCGCCAAGAGGATCATGGAGACGGACATCGTTTACTGGAGCTTCACACCTGCCCTGACATACTGCCCCTCGTGTAATAGGACCTTTACCGGCCTATACACTAAGTGCCCGGTGTGTGGCAACACAAACGTGGAGATCTGGAGCAGGATCATAGGGTACTACAGACCACTGAAGAACTGGAACCCGTACAGGAGGAAGGAGTTCTGGACTAGAAAGCACTACGCGTAG
- a CDS encoding 16S rRNA methyltransferase encodes MKTLTILLLESGLELVPPEIRREQSVVKNARRRDKDPSRVLLDISIHYHAARKLRDWVKRGRPDIVHTTLLQVLDGPAGRSGLVNVFVHTYHGRIISFKTGVRIPRNYNRFVGLMEQLLSEGRVPPGEGEPLIKIEDYGLEDFARRNGLKGIILLWERGEPKGLNTIVTEALENNYAVGIGGFQQGDFDTKTLQIATVKYSIYKESLPTWIVASRLITAFEVKLGLLSP; translated from the coding sequence GTGAAGACACTGACCATACTACTCCTAGAGTCCGGGCTCGAGCTCGTACCGCCAGAGATAAGGCGCGAACAATCCGTTGTTAAAAACGCGAGAAGGCGGGATAAAGACCCGTCCAGGGTACTACTCGATATCTCTATCCACTACCACGCTGCCAGGAAGCTCAGAGACTGGGTTAAGAGGGGGCGCCCAGACATAGTCCACACGACTCTTCTACAGGTCCTCGACGGGCCGGCTGGCAGGAGTGGTCTAGTCAACGTGTTCGTCCACACCTACCATGGACGTATCATATCTTTCAAGACGGGCGTGAGAATACCCCGCAACTACAACAGGTTTGTGGGACTAATGGAGCAACTTTTATCCGAGGGTAGAGTCCCCCCTGGGGAAGGTGAGCCCCTGATCAAGATTGAAGACTACGGTCTAGAGGACTTCGCTCGTAGAAACGGCTTAAAAGGTATTATACTACTCTGGGAGAGGGGCGAGCCCAAAGGGCTTAACACCATAGTAACGGAGGCCCTGGAGAACAACTACGCCGTAGGTATAGGGGGATTCCAACAGGGGGACTTCGATACAAAAACACTTCAGATCGCTACAGTGAAATATTCCATCTACAAAGAGTCGTTGCCGACATGGATCGTGGCATCGCGTCTGATCACAGCATTTGAAGTAAAGCTAGGTTTATTAAGCCCTTAA
- a CDS encoding ribonuclease P protein component 4: MVSVFTLSTSSNEIAGGGLFSTLFSKSLNRVSGGTVLKDVLRDIAKERMVILYDMALKAVRSGDKDLARRYVELLVDIAGKSRTRPPKSIRRGYCRRCYIPLIPGLTARYRIVSEGKGSRLVVTCLECGWRRRFMIKSRRRSGRDSRAR, encoded by the coding sequence ATGGTCAGTGTCTTCACACTCTCCACCTCGTCGAATGAGATCGCGGGAGGTGGTTTATTTAGCACGCTCTTCAGCAAGAGTCTAAATAGGGTTAGCGGAGGCACGGTTTTGAAAGACGTCCTCAGGGACATAGCGAAGGAGAGAATGGTCATACTCTACGACATGGCGCTAAAAGCGGTTAGGAGCGGCGACAAGGACTTGGCGAGAAGGTACGTCGAGTTATTGGTCGACATCGCTGGTAAGAGCCGGACGAGGCCGCCCAAGAGTATTAGGAGAGGGTACTGCAGGAGGTGTTACATACCTTTAATACCCGGGTTAACAGCAAGGTATAGGATAGTTAGCGAGGGTAAGGGCTCAAGGCTGGTTGTTACATGCCTAGAGTGCGGTTGGAGAAGGAGGTTCATGATAAAATCAAGGAGGAGGTCAGGAAGAGACTCGAGGGCAAGGTAG
- a CDS encoding YhbY family RNA-binding protein, whose product MRLEKEVHDKIKEEVRKRLEGKVDVQLGKRGITEGFVKEVKTRLSKRGVVKVRVLKSYLRASGSDVEEIAREIASRTGGVVRDVRGHTFIIVKKRGADSAAVY is encoded by the coding sequence GTGCGGTTGGAGAAGGAGGTTCATGATAAAATCAAGGAGGAGGTCAGGAAGAGACTCGAGGGCAAGGTAGATGTACAACTAGGTAAAAGGGGTATTACAGAGGGTTTTGTGAAAGAAGTTAAGACGAGGTTGAGTAAGAGGGGCGTGGTGAAGGTCCGTGTGCTCAAGTCTTATCTAAGGGCAAGCGGGTCTGATGTAGAGGAGATAGCTAGAGAGATTGCCTCGAGAACCGGCGGCGTCGTTAGAGACGTTAGGGGGCACACGTTTATCATTGTTAAGAAGCGCGGCGCCGACTCGGCAGCTGTCTATTAA
- a CDS encoding 30S ribosomal protein S19e produces MVNALEVPADRLIKRLAAYLKENVPEVKPPSWYLFVKTGCFKERPPSDPDWWYVRAASILRKMYKAGEPVGLTELRVVYGGRQRRGVRPPHFRKAGGGVIRKILQQLEQAQLVRRTRKGRVLTPQAIAIMDRVALEVAREYARENPEYARYLATT; encoded by the coding sequence ATGGTCAACGCGCTGGAGGTCCCAGCAGACAGGCTAATAAAGAGACTGGCCGCGTACTTGAAAGAGAACGTGCCAGAGGTCAAGCCGCCCAGTTGGTACTTGTTTGTTAAAACCGGCTGCTTCAAGGAGAGGCCGCCTTCGGACCCGGACTGGTGGTACGTTAGGGCCGCGAGTATACTCAGAAAGATGTACAAGGCCGGCGAGCCGGTCGGGCTGACCGAGCTGAGAGTCGTCTACGGCGGTAGGCAGAGGAGGGGTGTCAGACCCCCTCACTTTAGGAAGGCTGGCGGAGGTGTAATCAGGAAGATCCTCCAGCAGCTCGAGCAGGCACAGCTGGTGAGGAGAACCCGTAAAGGTAGGGTACTCACCCCGCAGGCTATAGCGATAATGGACAGGGTGGCGCTCGAGGTAGCGAGGGAGTACGCTAGGGAGAATCCCGAGTACGCCAGGTACCTAGCTACCACCTAA
- a CDS encoding DNA-binding protein: MAAGYEDEELEEIKRRKLAELQRKMEEERQRRAQIDAALRQILTPEARERLANLRLVKPELAQALEEQLINLARSGRVKIPITDDFLKRLLAEIYEQTHRDTKIEIRRK; this comes from the coding sequence GTGGCGGCTGGCTACGAAGACGAGGAGTTAGAGGAGATCAAGAGGAGGAAGCTCGCCGAGTTGCAAAGAAAGATGGAGGAGGAGAGGCAGCGCAGAGCGCAGATCGATGCGGCGCTCCGGCAGATCTTGACGCCCGAGGCTAGGGAGAGGCTGGCAAACTTGAGGCTCGTTAAACCGGAGCTAGCACAGGCCCTGGAGGAGCAGTTAATCAACTTGGCTAGGAGTGGGAGAGTTAAAATACCCATAACCGATGATTTTCTCAAGAGACTGCTCGCAGAAATATACGAGCAGACACATAGGGATACAAAGATTGAGATAAGGAGGAAGTGA
- a CDS encoding 50S ribosomal protein L39e: MARFKPLARKLRLAAALKSNRPIPIWVTLKTNRRVRRAFRLRHWRRSKLKL; this comes from the coding sequence ATGGCCCGCTTCAAACCCCTAGCCAGGAAGCTCAGGTTAGCAGCTGCCCTTAAGAGTAATAGACCCATACCTATCTGGGTCACGCTCAAGACGAACAGGAGGGTTAGGAGGGCCTTTAGGCTGAGACACTGGCGTAGGAGCAAGCTGAAACTGTGA
- a CDS encoding 50S ribosomal protein L31e codes for MSEAQVKRSVHIIPLSRVYFGRRMNRADRAVRLVKKYVARHYKQAEKIVIDPLVNKLIWSRGREKPPRRVVVEIRYNPEEKTAKVLLARSTRKTKNA; via the coding sequence TTGAGCGAGGCACAAGTCAAGAGGTCTGTCCACATAATACCACTTTCCCGCGTCTACTTCGGTAGAAGAATGAACAGAGCTGACAGAGCCGTCAGACTCGTAAAAAAGTATGTTGCGAGGCACTATAAACAAGCCGAGAAGATAGTCATCGACCCTCTGGTGAACAAGCTCATCTGGTCGAGGGGGAGAGAGAAGCCCCCTAGAAGAGTAGTGGTCGAAATAAGGTATAACCCCGAGGAGAAGACGGCAAAGGTGCTGCTGGCTAGGAGTACTCGCAAGACAAAGAACGCGTGA
- a CDS encoding translation initiation factor IF-6 codes for MEIVKLSVYGNSNIGVYIFVNNEIALVPPGLPRDDLEMISEILGVNILEFRVAGSPLNGVFVAGNDNGILLPYFVHSSEIDWLKKEVSRYGLEVRTLKSRVTALGNAILLNNKAGIVSPDFSEEDVKEMVEVLRINVVRRSLMNLPIPGSLGVVNDFGGIVHPDLPEDEVGFVKQVLGVTVEKATVNAGVPFIKSGLIANNRGVIVGGITTGPEILRIKRGFGGG; via the coding sequence ATGGAGATTGTGAAGCTGAGCGTTTATGGTAACTCGAATATAGGGGTCTACATTTTCGTAAACAACGAGATCGCACTTGTACCCCCGGGTCTCCCACGGGACGACCTGGAGATGATCAGCGAGATACTGGGCGTAAACATTCTCGAGTTCAGAGTAGCTGGCAGTCCTCTCAATGGAGTTTTTGTGGCGGGAAACGACAACGGGATCTTGCTCCCCTATTTTGTCCACAGCTCGGAAATAGACTGGTTGAAGAAGGAGGTCTCTAGGTACGGTCTCGAAGTGAGAACCCTGAAGTCCCGTGTCACGGCGTTGGGGAATGCGATACTCCTCAACAACAAGGCGGGTATTGTGTCTCCGGATTTCTCAGAGGAAGATGTGAAAGAGATGGTAGAAGTGCTGCGTATCAACGTGGTAAGGAGGAGCCTGATGAACCTCCCCATACCCGGTAGCTTAGGTGTCGTGAACGACTTTGGAGGTATAGTTCACCCCGACTTACCTGAGGACGAAGTAGGTTTCGTCAAACAGGTTCTAGGAGTCACAGTTGAGAAGGCTACAGTCAACGCTGGAGTTCCGTTTATAAAGAGTGGATTAATTGCTAATAATAGGGGTGTCATAGTCGGGGGCATAACAACGGGCCCCGAGATACTGAGGATAAAGAGGGGTTTCGGTGGTGGCTGA
- the rpl18a gene encoding 50S ribosomal protein L18Ae, with protein MGEVKVYRVTGRMLVSHDRYPTWQKFTKEVRALTREQALEKVYSLLGSNHKLRRKHIVVEKIEEIPLEEAMDPHVRELLKVERLVVK; from the coding sequence ATGGGAGAGGTGAAGGTTTACAGGGTTACGGGTAGAATGCTCGTCAGCCACGACAGGTACCCTACATGGCAGAAGTTCACGAAGGAGGTTAGGGCCTTGACAAGAGAGCAAGCCCTGGAGAAAGTCTACTCCTTGCTGGGGAGCAATCACAAACTCAGGAGGAAACACATAGTTGTTGAGAAAATCGAGGAGATACCGCTCGAGGAGGCTATGGACCCGCACGTGCGGGAGCTTCTGAAGGTCGAGAGGCTGGTAGTTAAATGA
- the pfdA gene encoding prefoldin subunit alpha, producing MSKKPGEEGRAVSLEELVARAEELKEYAGALQSALNTYLTQYAELQLVLDTLRNLPQGETQIYVLLNRLGSAMVPAVVKDGWDKNVIVNLGLNYYAKASRDQGVSLLEKRLQAVKRIVDKLQRDYKSVLEEYSYIQQILTQVFAQLQSRQAGSTSVESGSR from the coding sequence ATGAGTAAGAAGCCGGGTGAAGAGGGGAGGGCTGTATCCCTAGAGGAACTAGTTGCGAGAGCTGAGGAGTTGAAGGAGTACGCTGGCGCGTTGCAGTCGGCACTAAACACCTACCTGACACAGTACGCAGAGTTACAGCTGGTTCTAGACACTCTGAGAAACCTGCCACAAGGAGAAACCCAGATATACGTCCTCTTAAATAGGCTCGGCTCTGCTATGGTACCGGCTGTAGTGAAAGACGGTTGGGACAAAAATGTAATAGTGAACCTGGGCCTAAACTACTACGCAAAGGCGAGTAGGGACCAAGGCGTCAGCCTGCTGGAAAAAAGGCTACAGGCGGTGAAGAGGATCGTTGACAAACTGCAGAGGGACTACAAGTCTGTACTAGAGGAGTACTCGTACATCCAGCAAATCCTCACCCAGGTATTTGCTCAACTACAGTCTAGGCAAGCAGGTTCTACCAGCGTAGAAAGCGGAAGTAGATAA
- the ftsY gene encoding signal recognition particle-docking protein FtsY: MFRRLKSVFSNFVERVASIAFSKEKLLGELEELKLELLSNDVALEVAEDISSKLNKAIEDNVVKSREKLVEYLKETILGYFREAGSIEFDKAVRSERPFKIVFLGVNGVGKTTTIAKIAYYLKEKGLKPLMVAADTFRAGAQEQLKIHGDRIGVPVFTGRYGVSPASVAFDSIAYAKSRGFDVVLIDTAGRMHTDVDLVEELRKVVKVVKPHMKILVVDALTGNDAIEQARFFNEKVGVDAVVIAKVDAYEQGGVPVSIVYAIKKPILFIGVGQDYKDLKLFDPIEYLERILPA; this comes from the coding sequence TTGTTTCGTAGGCTCAAGAGTGTCTTCTCAAACTTCGTCGAGAGAGTTGCGTCAATAGCGTTCTCAAAGGAGAAGCTACTAGGCGAGCTAGAGGAGCTGAAGCTAGAATTATTGTCGAACGACGTCGCTCTAGAAGTAGCGGAGGACATATCAAGCAAGCTTAACAAGGCTATAGAGGACAACGTGGTCAAGTCTAGAGAAAAGCTCGTAGAGTACTTGAAGGAGACTATCCTAGGCTACTTCCGCGAAGCAGGTAGTATCGAGTTCGACAAGGCTGTTAGAAGCGAGAGGCCTTTCAAAATAGTCTTCCTAGGCGTAAACGGTGTCGGCAAAACCACCACTATAGCCAAGATAGCCTACTACCTTAAAGAGAAGGGCTTGAAGCCCTTGATGGTGGCCGCGGATACCTTTAGGGCTGGAGCTCAAGAACAGCTGAAGATACATGGGGACAGAATAGGGGTCCCAGTCTTTACGGGTAGGTATGGGGTGAGCCCTGCCTCGGTGGCGTTCGATAGCATAGCATATGCGAAGAGCAGGGGCTTCGACGTGGTACTCATCGACACAGCTGGTAGAATGCACACAGACGTAGACTTGGTTGAGGAGTTGAGGAAGGTAGTGAAGGTCGTTAAGCCACACATGAAAATACTCGTAGTAGACGCCTTAACAGGGAACGACGCTATAGAACAGGCACGGTTCTTCAACGAGAAAGTAGGCGTAGACGCTGTTGTGATAGCTAAAGTAGATGCTTACGAGCAGGGGGGTGTCCCCGTGAGCATAGTCTACGCGATTAAGAAGCCAATCCTGTTTATAGGCGTCGGCCAGGACTACAAAGATTTAAAACTGTTTGACCCAATTGAGTACCTGGAAAGAATTTTACCCGCTTAG
- a CDS encoding protein translocase SEC61 complex subunit gamma, translating to MLDLREMVDQWKKIFTLASKPERDDFMTTLKLSLLGMAIVGGIAFIIRVIFYAFLFPQIAG from the coding sequence GTGTTGGACTTGCGGGAGATGGTCGACCAGTGGAAGAAAATTTTCACTCTCGCGTCTAAACCCGAGAGAGACGATTTCATGACCACGCTCAAGTTGAGTTTACTTGGTATGGCTATCGTAGGGGGTATCGCGTTTATCATAAGAGTGATCTTCTACGCCTTCCTCTTCCCACAGATAGCGGGGTAG
- a CDS encoding transcription elongation factor Spt5 → MSSEEAKIYAVRTTVGRELDVVLILERRIKELAEKGEDVGIASLIIPPGVRGYIFIEATKPTGIYKVISEVKHLKSSSLILVSKEEIERLIKPKPVVESIKVGDIVEIVRGPFKGMRAQVTNVDKNKNMLTVSILEATHAIPITISGEYVKPVKKGD, encoded by the coding sequence ATGTCCTCGGAGGAGGCTAAGATATATGCGGTAAGGACCACCGTAGGGCGTGAGCTGGACGTAGTCCTCATCCTGGAGAGGAGGATAAAGGAGCTGGCAGAAAAAGGCGAGGACGTCGGCATAGCCAGCCTGATAATACCCCCTGGTGTAAGAGGTTACATTTTCATCGAGGCTACAAAGCCCACGGGCATATACAAGGTCATATCCGAGGTAAAGCACTTGAAGAGCTCGTCTCTCATACTAGTATCCAAGGAGGAGATAGAGAGGCTCATCAAGCCAAAGCCGGTAGTGGAGTCCATCAAAGTCGGCGACATAGTAGAGATCGTGAGAGGGCCGTTCAAGGGCATGAGAGCTCAGGTCACCAACGTGGATAAGAATAAAAACATGCTTACGGTTAGCATTTTAGAAGCTACTCACGCGATACCTATAACTATCTCAGGTGAGTACGTGAAGCCTGTTAAGAAGGGTGATTAG
- a CDS encoding 50S ribosomal protein L11 — MGKKVVRVMVEGGKANPGPPLGPTLSSLKLNVQEVVKAINEATKGFEGLSVPVEIHVDTSTKKYEIKVGVPTTTALLLKEAGASQFTGDPAHQKIGDLKMEQVIKVAILKKDKLTARTLRSAVKTVLGTARSIGLTVDGKDPKEVQKLVDEGFYDELLKKFETEWEKEVS, encoded by the coding sequence GTGGGTAAGAAAGTCGTTAGGGTTATGGTGGAGGGCGGGAAGGCTAACCCTGGTCCGCCACTGGGTCCAACCCTGTCCTCTCTTAAGTTGAACGTGCAGGAGGTCGTAAAGGCGATCAACGAAGCCACGAAGGGATTCGAGGGTCTCAGCGTCCCCGTCGAGATCCATGTAGACACCTCGACTAAGAAGTACGAGATCAAAGTAGGCGTACCCACCACGACAGCCCTTCTATTGAAGGAAGCGGGGGCTAGCCAGTTCACAGGTGACCCGGCTCACCAGAAGATAGGCGATCTAAAGATGGAGCAGGTCATCAAAGTGGCCATCTTGAAGAAGGATAAACTGACCGCTAGGACCCTCCGGTCCGCGGTCAAGACCGTTCTCGGTACAGCCAGGTCGATAGGTCTGACCGTGGATGGTAAGGACCCCAAGGAGGTGCAGAAGCTTGTTGACGAAGGTTTTTACGACGAGTTACTAAAGAAGTTTGAGACCGAGTGGGAGAAAGAGGTGTCTTGA
- a CDS encoding 50S ribosomal protein L1, giving the protein MPITKEMLVQAVEKAVSHKHANFKETVELIIVLRDVNVKELGGKVRETVFLPKGRGKERKVCVVADGEMAERARQAGAHMVLTPADLQGMTKKNAKKIADTCDWVLVKTDLMAVVGRTLGPALGPRGKAPVPVPPGSDMVALMNRFKNAVLARLKDQPQVMTSIGTADMKPEDLAENALAVISAVETKLPQGVANIDKVIVKTTMGIPVEVRGV; this is encoded by the coding sequence ATGCCCATAACCAAGGAGATGCTTGTCCAGGCTGTAGAAAAGGCGGTATCGCACAAGCACGCTAACTTCAAGGAGACCGTGGAGCTGATAATAGTACTGAGAGACGTGAATGTGAAGGAGCTGGGCGGTAAAGTGAGAGAAACGGTGTTCCTGCCCAAGGGGAGGGGCAAAGAACGTAAAGTGTGTGTTGTGGCTGACGGCGAGATGGCGGAGAGAGCTAGGCAGGCAGGAGCTCACATGGTTCTTACGCCGGCCGACCTCCAGGGTATGACAAAAAAGAACGCAAAGAAGATTGCAGACACGTGTGATTGGGTTCTAGTCAAGACGGATCTAATGGCTGTCGTGGGTAGAACTCTCGGGCCGGCTCTTGGCCCCAGAGGTAAGGCACCGGTACCTGTCCCGCCCGGCTCGGACATGGTGGCCCTGATGAACAGGTTCAAGAACGCTGTGTTGGCCAGGCTAAAGGACCAGCCACAAGTAATGACTTCTATAGGCACTGCTGACATGAAACCCGAGGACTTAGCCGAGAACGCACTCGCCGTGATCTCGGCCGTGGAGACAAAGCTTCCCCAAGGTGTAGCCAATATCGACAAGGTTATAGTCAAGACTACGATGGGGATACCCGTAGAGGTTAGAGGTGTCTAG
- a CDS encoding 50S ribosomal protein L10: protein MPALMQKREIPEWKVKQVKELAEEIKRHKTILVADLTGFPTNKLQELRKKIGKVAFIKVVKPKLLAISLREAGIDPEKTGLTKYLTGQVALLLSDINAFELNSLLEKHKSYTYYKPGDVASSEIVIPEGDTGIPPGPMLSVFGRLKIPTKVVGNSIQIAKDTVVAKPGDQISPELASLLQKLDLPLKEVKLRVKVAYDGGILIPGDRLALNVDEYVELLKVAALDYLKVGVEIAWPEPDILRLTLVKAHRQALGLAVETAFVTPDTVEHIIRVAESKALALAAAVSEKAPELGLKVSVVQQPSQPQQQATEKKEEEKKEEEKQETISEEQLAEGLGALFGM, encoded by the coding sequence GTGCCAGCCCTCATGCAGAAAAGAGAGATCCCTGAGTGGAAAGTCAAGCAAGTAAAGGAGCTAGCAGAGGAGATCAAAAGGCACAAAACGATCCTCGTAGCGGACCTCACAGGTTTCCCTACGAACAAGCTTCAGGAGCTGAGAAAGAAGATAGGCAAGGTAGCATTTATCAAGGTCGTAAAGCCGAAGCTACTAGCCATCTCGCTGAGGGAAGCCGGGATAGACCCCGAGAAGACGGGTCTAACGAAGTACTTGACGGGCCAAGTAGCCCTCCTATTATCAGACATTAACGCGTTCGAGCTCAACAGCCTTCTCGAGAAGCACAAGTCGTACACGTACTACAAGCCCGGCGACGTGGCGTCGAGCGAGATCGTTATACCGGAAGGGGACACAGGCATACCTCCAGGACCTATGTTGAGCGTGTTCGGGAGGCTTAAAATACCAACAAAAGTCGTTGGGAACTCTATTCAAATAGCCAAGGACACGGTCGTGGCTAAACCGGGCGACCAGATATCACCGGAGCTAGCCAGCCTACTCCAGAAATTGGACCTCCCCTTAAAGGAGGTCAAGCTGAGAGTCAAAGTGGCTTACGACGGCGGGATCCTCATCCCCGGCGATAGACTGGCGTTGAATGTCGACGAGTACGTAGAGCTCTTGAAGGTAGCGGCTCTGGACTACCTGAAGGTAGGCGTCGAGATAGCGTGGCCGGAGCCCGACATCCTAAGGCTAACCCTGGTGAAAGCCCACAGACAGGCACTAGGTCTAGCAGTAGAGACAGCCTTCGTGACCCCTGACACCGTGGAGCACATTATTAGGGTCGCTGAGAGTAAGGCCCTGGCGCTAGCAGCGGCCGTGTCAGAGAAGGCACCAGAACTGGGACTCAAGGTCAGCGTGGTTCAGCAACCATCTCAGCCTCAGCAGCAGGCTACCGAGAAGAAGGAGGAAGAGAAGAAAGAGGAGGAGAAGCAGGAGACGATCAGCGAAGAGCAACTGGCTGAAGGGCTCGGAGCCCTCTTCGGGATGTAG
- the rpl12p gene encoding 50S ribosomal protein P1: MEYIYASLLLYRAGKEINEENVKKVLEAAGVAVDEVRVKSLVAALKTIDIGKVLEQALAAPVAAAPVAQPVQPQQQAAEKKEEEKKEEEKQETISEEQLAEGLGALFGM, from the coding sequence ATAGAGTACATCTATGCTTCCCTACTACTCTATAGAGCCGGCAAGGAGATAAATGAGGAAAACGTGAAGAAGGTCCTGGAAGCAGCTGGTGTAGCCGTAGACGAGGTAAGGGTTAAGTCCCTCGTTGCGGCGCTCAAGACGATCGACATAGGCAAGGTGCTAGAGCAAGCACTAGCGGCGCCTGTTGCGGCAGCCCCAGTAGCTCAGCCGGTACAGCCTCAGCAGCAGGCTGCCGAGAAGAAGGAGGAAGAGAAGAAAGAGGAGGAGAAGCAGGAGACGATCAGCGAAGAGCAACTGGCTGAAGGGCTCGGAGCCCTCTTCGGGATGTAA